A portion of the Juglans microcarpa x Juglans regia isolate MS1-56 chromosome 1D, Jm3101_v1.0, whole genome shotgun sequence genome contains these proteins:
- the LOC121255485 gene encoding non-specific lipid transfer protein GPI-anchored 5, producing the protein MAQGKIEMGLVLVLVTMLWAGVEAQSSCTNVIISMSPCLNYITGNSSTPSSGCCTQLANVVSSQPQCLCEVLNGGGSSLGINVNRTQALALPDACNVQTPPLSRCNADSPANSPAGTPESSNTVPSGGGSKTVPSTGDGSSAGSSIKLSISHLFFLLCAAVFASPFTTC; encoded by the exons ATGGCACAAGGAAAAATTGAGATGGGTCTGGTCCTAGTCCTAGTGACCATGCTCTGGGCAGGAGTTGAGGCTCAGTCGAGTTGTACAAATGTGATAATCAGCATGTCACCATGCCTTAACTACATCACCGGCAACTCCTCCACCCCATCGTCAGGATGCTGCACACAGCTTGCCAATGTGGTCAGCTCACAACCACAGTGCTTGTGTGAGGTCCTAAATGGTGGTGGCTCATCACTCGGAATCAATGTCAACCGAACCCAGGCTCTAGCCCTACCTGATGCTTGTAATGTTCAGACCCCACCCCTCAGCCGCTGTAATG CAGATTCACCAGCCAACTCTCCCGCAGGAACACCAGAATCTTCAAATACAGTTCCTTCAG GAGGCGGATCTAAAACCGTGCCATCAACAGGAGACGGTTCATCGGCTGGAAGTTCTATCAAGTTGTCGATTTCCcatctcttcttccttctttgtgCTGCAGTATTTGCTTCACCCTTCACAACATGCTAA
- the LOC121255477 gene encoding non-specific lipid transfer protein GPI-anchored 5-like produces the protein MALRGIDMALAVVLVSILSARAAAQSGCNSVLVGLAPCLKYITGSSSTPSSSCCSQLASAVQSQPQCLCTALNGGGASLGITINQTLALALPGACNVQTPPVSQCNAANGPAPSPVASPLSSPEGVPNDSSDQTPNPATSSSEPGPGSKSVPTTVTGSSNGAIVMNLEMPLQLALLFLFIATYN, from the exons ATGGCCTTAAGAGGGATTGACATGGCTCTAGCCGTGGTCCTAGTTAGCATTCTATCTGCAAGAGCTGCTGCTCAATCAGGTTGTAACAGTGTGCTCGTTGGCTTGGCTCCATGCCTCAAATATATCACAGGAAGCTCCTCAACCCCATCTTCTTCCTGCTGCTCACAACTTGCTAGTGCCGTACAATCCCAGCCACAATGCCTTTGCACGGCGCTTAATGGTGGTGGCGCATCATTGGGTATAACAATCAACCAGACGCTTGCTCTTGCGCTCCCAGGTGCTTGCAATGTGCAAACTCCGCCCGTCAGCCAGTGCAATG CTGCTAATGGACCTGCACCATCCCCTGTCGCTTCCCCACTAAGTTCGCCGGAAGGTGTACCTAATGACTCATCAGATCAAACTCCAAACCCTGCAACTAGCTCATCAGAACCAG GACCTGGATCTAAATCAGTTCCAACAACAGTCACGGGTTCTTCCAATGGTGCTATTGTAATGAATCTCGAGATGCCCCTTCAGCTCGCCCTCCTTTTCCTCTTCATTGCTAcgtataattaa
- the LOC121235742 gene encoding shewanella-like protein phosphatase 2, which yields METNSKSASEVSPLCKDVPKVLSSFVDTFVDFSVSGGLFLPQDSPPNPSSCQNPPADSLFSPSPPPPPPPLRTLYPNPPDRLVAIGDLHGDLEKSKEAFRLANLIDRSDRWIGGSSTVVQIGDVLDRGGDELKILYFLEKLKRQAARSGGTLITMNGNHEIMNVEGDFRFVTKSGLDEFRVWADWYRFGQAMKGLCKGLEKPEDPFDGVPLFRKTNDKDLVQGLRARVAALRPHGPISSRFLSQNVTVLVVGDSVFVHGGLLPVHVSYGLEKINEEVRDWIKGLGGQFAPAYCRTSNAVVWLRSFSHELAKNCDCSTLERVLATIPGTKRMIMGHTIQKVGINGVCNNQAIRIDVGMSKGCINGLPEVLEITGNSELRILTSNPRHDNNYRASLHKESKAGLGLLIPEHGPKQVEVKA from the coding sequence ATGGAAACAAACTCCAAGTCTGCTTCTGAGGTCTCGCCCTTGTGTAAAGATGTTCCCAAAGTCCTCTCCTCTTTCGTCGACACCTTTGTTGACTTCTCCGTCAGCGGCGGCCTCTTCTTACCCCAAGACTCTCCTCCTAATCCCTCGAGTTGCCAAAACCCTCCTGCCGATTCACTATTCTCGCCctcgcccccgcccccgcccccgcctctGCGAACCCTCTACCCTAACCCGCCGGACCGTCTGGTCGCAATCGGGGATCTTCATGGAGATCTCGAGAAGTCGAAGGAGGCTTTCAGGCTTGCCAATCTGATCGACCGCTCTGACAGATGGATAGGCGGCTCCTCCACCGTTGTCCAGATCGGCGACGTACTCGACCGCGGCGGCGACGAGCTCAAGATCCTGTATTTCCTCGAGAAATTGAAGCGGCAAGCTGCGAGGAGTGGTGGGACCCTGATCACGATGAATGGCAACCACGAGATCATGAATGTGGAGGGCGATTTTCGGTTCGTGACGAAATCGGGTTTGGACGAGTTTAGGGTTTGGGCGGATTGGTACCGTTTTGGGCAAGCAATGAAAGGTCTTTGCAAGGGTTTGGAAAAGCCAGAGGACCCGTTTGACGGGGTTCCATTGTTTCGCAAAACCAATGATAAGGATCTCGTACAAGGTCTCAGAGCGAGAGTAGCTGCGTTACGGCCCCATGGGCCGATATCGAGCCGGTTTTTGTCTCAGAATGTGACTGTCTTGGTTGTGGGTGACTCGGTTTTTGTTCATGGCGGGCTTTTGCCGGTACATGTTTCCTATGGGTTGGAGAAGATTAATGAGGAGGTCAGGGATTGGATTAAGGGGTTGGGGGGGCAGTTTGCTCCAGCTTATTGTAGGACGAGTAATGCGGTAGTGTGGCTGAGGAGCTTTTCGCACGAGCTAGCAAAGAATTGCGATTGTTCGACTCTTGAACGTGTTCTCGCCACCATTCCCGGGACGAAGAGAATGATAATGGGACATACGATCCAGAAGGTTGGGATCAATGGGGTTTGCAATAACCAGGCAATACGGATTGATGTGGGTATGTCGAAGGGGTGCATTAACGGGTTGCCAGAGGTTTTGGAGATCACTGGCAATTCAGAGTTGCGGATTTTGACATCTAATCCTCGCCATGACAACAATTATAGAGCTTCTTTGCATAAAGAGAGCAAGGCCGGGCTCGGGCTGTTGATCCCAGAACACGGACCGAAACAAGTGGAAGTGAAGGCTTAA
- the LOC121236425 gene encoding protein FAM136A-like gives MDYLAAAEERIVTESVQQKLHQVNLAAKEHLSPIQDHVNFTLQQAYFKCAYECFDRKRNHDEISACVENCSVPVVRSQQMVENEMAKFQERLNRSLMVCQDKFEAAKLQKKPGGLHELESCVDQSTQDSIKMLPHIAGKLKASFFISD, from the exons ATGGATTACTTAGCAGCAGCTGAAGAGCGAATCGTTACGGAGAGTGTTCAACAAAAACTACACCAAGTCAATTTAGCCGCTAAAGAACATCTTTCTCCGATCCAAGACCATGTCAATTTCACCCTTCAG CAAGCGTACTTCAAATGTGCGTATGAGTGCTTTGATAGGAAAAGAAACCATGATGAAATAAGTGCTTGTGTAGAAAACTGCAGTGTTCCGGTTGTTAGATCCCAACAGATGGTCGAGAACGAGATGGCCAAATTTCAA GAAAGGTTGAATAGATCGCTGATGGTCTGCCAAGACAAGTTTGAGGCAGCTAAGCTCCAAAAGAAACCCGGTGGCCTGCATGAATTGGAGTCCTGTGTTGATCAGTCAACCCAGGACAGCATCAAGATGCTGCCGCATATTGCTGGAAAGTTGAAGGCCTCCTTTTTCATTAGTGATTAG
- the LOC121236434 gene encoding uncharacterized protein LOC121236434, protein MDKLSGYTSLGPKTKNLVVAGGLTAFVFGVYFYTMRAVGGTDELQMAIDKFEGQKSKKEAEG, encoded by the coding sequence ATGGATAAGCTTTCAGGGTATACGAGTCTTGGACCTAAAACAAAGAATCTTGTAGTTGCCGGAGGCTTGACGGCATTTGTCTTTGGTGTTTACTTCTATACCATGAGAGCTGTTGGAGGTACAGATGAACTACAGATGGCTATAGATAAGTTTGAAGGGCAGAAAAGCAAGAAAGAGGCTGAGGGTTGA